The window CTTCACCCATACAGGTAGGACTTGtatggaaatagcaaaccaaaGAATTTgctcaaaggtttttttttgtttgtttgttttttaaatgttcattcattcatttatttatttatttattttgaggcaattttatttatttgaggcaattggggttaagtgacttgcccagggtcacacagctagtaagtgttaagtgtctgaggccagatttgaactcaggtcctcctgaatccagggctggtgctctatccactgtgccacctagctgccccattgttcaAAGGTTTTGATGGTTAATTGTTTCCAGGATGGGGTATTTCATTCTTGAATTGTGATCCAATCCCAGGTCTACCACTTAttccctgagtgaccttgggcaaatcatttcacttctttgaCACTCActataaaaggagggggagaCTCAGCAATGtctaaggacccttccatctctaagtctatgattctaggaaCTCCCACTTGCTTTAGACATGGTGGCACCTGATGGTGAAGTCATGCATCTTGTGTTTTGCTTCTCCCATCAGTTGCAGAAGCTACTACTCTCGCCATCCCACAGTACTCCAAGCGTGGAGGCCCAGAAGGAAGGGGCTATCCGGCGGCAAGGAGCATCCAAGTCAAAAAGCCAGCGACCTTACCTCAAGGTATTCCTAGGCATGGGTGAAGGCTCTGTGGAAAGTCATGAGCCTGGGTCTTCTCTGGGTGTGCACTGGACTTCCTGCTAGCTCTCATAGTTAACATGAATGCTGTGTTTTCCCACTTCCCCATCCAAGACCCAGGagatatacatagacatacactTTGTTACATGTAAATGTTTTCTCTGTTTGAGGGGCACCCAAGTTCCTTCTAAACTTCTCCAGACAGTACTCCACAGTAAAATCGGAGTCCTGTGGTAAGCAGTATATGTGGTAATTGAATATGGAGGGAAGGGCAGTGGAGTCATGCCACAAAGAAGTGGGGAGGAGCCTTCTAGACAGGGAAGACATGGAGAGAGCAGAGGAGCCAGACCAGGGTCCCTTGCTGAGAAATGGTCCCTTTTAGGAAATTACATGATAACGGCCACATTCCGGGCCATCCGAAACAGAAGAATAGAATGCTTCCTTGTTTCCctccttcattcatttttcaacaaatattttactgAGTGAGAGTCAGGAACCTTGGGCTCTAGTCCCAGCTCCACTGCTGActctctgggtgaccttgggtcaaAGTTACCCCACTTCTGTAAGGCTCCTTTTCCTCCTACGTAAAGGGAGTCTGTTCTAGTTCTGAGCTCTTAGCATCCCAGGGAAAGGCACCGTGGATGGGGAATGAACCTCAGACTAACTGAAACAGCAGATGAATGATTAAGGTCCTGCAGATGTCAGGAATACCTTCTGGTGTGCTGTTTAAGCTGCCTTTCTGTTTCTAACACATTCATCTcatgtggtacagtgaaaagagtccTGAATTTGGCAGTAGAGGTCCCAGGTTCTAATTCTGACTCTGCAACTTGCTTCCTGGACGTTGTCTTGAACTCTTTGGTCTCTGCTAGTCTTCCAGACTATTATGTACACAACCTAAGGATTTCTGCATTTCCACAGATCCGACCTCCATTATCCTCAGAGCCTAAAGATCATTGGTGCCAGTATTACAAGAGCCAGTTAATGTCAGAGCCTTGGTGATCATAGTGACGTAGCAAATTCTATTGCTCATTGCTATAGGAATGGATGTGCTAGTGGGATATGCCAGCAATCCCATCCTGCCTTTGGAATGGGTAATGCTCTAAGTGGTAGAGCTCTTAGGGGCAATGTTGGCTAGCATCACATTCTTACAGAAAGTCAGCCTTGGCAAGGCCCAGCAAAAACCTCTAGGCTGCAATGGAGTAAACTGCCCAAGATAACACTTTGGCAGAAGGGATTAAATAATCACATGAGTTAGAACTTTGTCCATTGTGCTTGGTTTCTCCTAATAATCCGACAAATgacacccttccccctccctgttcTTATGCCTATCAGGAATGCTTTGGGCTGTTATCATGAGATCTTTGACATAAGTTCCCTAGGAGACTGGGCATAGCAGGATTAGAACAAAGCCACAAAAAGTAGCAGGAACAGAAATGACCAAGGTCAATTTAGTGACCTTGGTAAGGGCAGGCAGAGAGTAACTGCAAAGGCTGAAGGCTTATCTGGGGGAATGTGAGCAGTATGCACAgcccaaatgaaaactcacaaACAACAACTCATGTTTACACAACATTCTACAAGGAACTTTCCTCACTATAGTGCTGTGAGGTAGATAGTTCAGTTATTATTGCCCGAATTTTACCGTTAAAAAACAAAGccctaggggacagctaggtggtacagtagataaagcaccagccctggaatcaggaggacctgagttcaaatctgacctcagacacttgacacgcacttactacctatgtgaccctgggcaagtcactttaccctcattgccccacaaaaaaagaaaaaagaaaccaaggcccTAGATAGAACCTCATCCAGTTTCTTAACTACTAaattacaggatcatagaatttagcaCTAGAGGGTACCTTttaagatcatctaatccagagcagaaccaggagaacattgtccatagtaacagcaatgtcgCATGATGATCTACTATgaatgaataacttagctattctcagcaatataataatccaagacaattcagaaggatttatgatgaaaagtgctgcctgtctccagagaaagaatgcagattgaagatactttttctttactttctttcttttgttttgttttgtctgttttctttcatagcgTGATTtacatggaaatttgtttttcatgactacacatgtagaACCTATGTCAAATTTTTTGCCCTCTCAGTgagggtgagaggagagagaagaagagaatttggaactcaaaatttgaaaaaaaagaatgttaaaattgttttcacatttaattgggaaaaataaaatattaaatttttagaaataatctcattcaatatcctcattttatagacgaggaaactatGACCCAATGAGTCAAAGTTgattacccaaagtcacactgccAGTACTGATAGATTTGAGATTCAAACATAGGAATCTGGATTCTAAATTCTGTATCCTTTCCCTTAAGTCACGCTATCATGTCGGCCTCTGTGGGATATTGGCCTGTTCTTCTCTGAAACCACAAGGAGAGAAATATGGCCCTTTCCTCCTCATCACTGcttctatctgtctctctttagATGGAAAGCCCTCAGGACAAGAAGTCCTTGCCTCACCAGACTCAGAGCCGAAGCTACACTGAACTTCATAGGCATCTCACCTCAGCTCCTTGCTGTCCTCGCTTGATCCCTCGGGCTCCTGACAGGGGATGGCAAcagctgcctccctccccaccgGCCCAGAGCCCCCGAATCCCCATCAAGGAAGAAAGTGACTCGGGTGAGGAGTGCTCAAGCCCCAGGCTTGCCCAGGCCTCATCCCTGGCCTCCCCTATGCCATCCGAAGCAACTGCCGAAGACCAGTTTGCTTGTGCAGAGGACATGCGTGCCATGGTGGAACTGATCCGCTATATGCACACCTACTGCCTTCCCCAGAGGAAGCTGCCAGTCGAAGGCTTGGCGACCCCCTCTCTGTCCTGCAGCAACCCTTTCAAGAGAGCCAAGGCCGACTGCATGCTACAAAAGGCAGCGTCCTGTAAGAGCGAGGAGGGGCAGCCACCAGACAACCTGGTGCAGAGGCCAACAACTCTCCAACCACCCAAAGCTTCCTGGTCCAAATTCTCCATCCTGAGAGAGCTGTTGGCTCAAGACCTCTTCTGTGATGTGAGCAAGCCCTACCGGCTGGCCATGCCAATCTATGCTTCCCTATCACCCACTACCAAGCCCAGCCCCGGGTCCTCTGAGGAAAGCCAAAgaccctcatcagagaaggcCTGTGAGGTACAGATCAAGGCCTCCCCTGGGACCACAGAGCCCAGGCCAAGCTTCAGGCCCTTGAAACTGGAAGTaaaggaagaaatcaatgctCTTTCAGTGgctaaggaggaagaagaggaaaggcaaGGGGAAGCCAGAAGGTGTTCACAGAGTCCACCTCTGTCAGCTGGGACCAAGGTGGGACGGAAGCCAGAGAGCTCTATTTATGCTGTTCGACGCTCCAAGAGGCTGAACCCCGAACTAGGCCCTTGGCTTTCATTTGTAGATGAGGCACCCCCAGAAGAAAGGGCAGAGCCTCCATCCTCTCTGTGCTTGGACTCAGAGACCTATGACACTGAGGTGAAAGTGGAGGTGGGCAGCCTGGAGGAAGTCCAGATTATCTGTGACCCGTCCCAGCAGAGAGCAGCCCAGCTCCCTGCCCTGGAGAGCCCCAGTGAGAGTGGGAGTGGTGAGACGGATGAGGACCACAGCTGCCCTCGGTTATGCtcgagaggtagagagaggggcGGCGTGGAGGGCAGGGTCACAAGGGAGGACGGAGGAGGAGCTGAGAAACAGGCTGATGTGGACTCGGCCTTCAAGAGGCTCTGGGCTCAGCTCTGCCACCAActccctatgtgactttgggcacatcAGTACATTCTTTTCCCTGAGCCTTGGGTTCCacacctgtaaaattaggggcTTATGCTGGATGCCCTCCGAAAGTCATTTCCAGTGCTGACATTCCTGCTCTGTCTGTCCTGAGAGCCCTTCCAGCCCTCATCCTGTATGATTCTGTAGAGCCCATTCCCAGACACTGATGGACATCTCTTGGTTGGCATCCACAATCTGActtttctcagcttcagagggatCAGTCAGTTAataggaatttattaagcatgtattatgTGCTGAGTACTTGGTAGACCAAGAAAGcgactgccctcaaggagagtaCATTCAAATGGGGAAATGAGATGAGATCGACTTTGTCATAAATGTCTTGGAGTTGGCTTGATGGCTTTGCCCTGCATGTGaatctttcttgtttcttctttttcagaAACTCCCAGGTGCTTCACACTGGCCTTGTCACAGAAGTAAGTTTGCAATATCTTATTGGATTAATTCAAGAAAATTCATatggctgggggtgggtgggtatcTAGTCCTTGAACTTAGCTCTGATTTCAAGTCCCTCCCCTGCAAAAAGCTTCTGTTGAACGTCTGGGCATAACATAGCAGAGTGAGATCTAGGGAGGTACAGTGTGGCATAATATGGTGTGGTATGACATGgtataaaatgggggtggagagtgtgtgattttgtgtgtgtatgtgtatgtgtgcgtgcgcGCGAGTGCACTTGGCTCATGTGTGGGCACGCTATGGGGATCTTAGGGAGGAAGTTGTTGGATCATTTTGAAAAATCAACTTTAGTCTAGAAGCTAGTCTCTGGAGGCCCAGGGGAGAAATGTTGAAGCCATGAGATCCAATTGCACAATCTCAGCAGACTCAGACAGCCCACAGGAGGAGgtgtcttttctcttctttcttttcccccacccctcaaCACAATGTCACCCCATCTGTCATGCTACTCTCTATCCTATAAATACTGAGGATTGGGGACTCCTCTGGCAAATTAAACCCGGGGACCATTGTCTTACTGCAAATCCCACCAgaatttttattgcttctttttctcCACCCTGTTCTCTGTGTGATAGTCTAATGACTACAGTGTCTATGagctcctcttttctttctccccagtGACCCTTCACTGGGGAAACGGAACTTTGACCAGGTGCTGACAGTGGAACTCTGCGGGACAGCAGGTGAGGCCCCCCTCTTCATTCCTCACCATTGACAGTGCCCCCTCTGGTAGAATCCCAGGTCCTGCCCCCCTAGGATGACCCTGCTTGGGGTTGAGTGACTGTGATCAAGGTGGGCCAGCAGCAGAATCTGATGAGACCTTTGTTCCATCCAATCCCAGAACCTCCTGGGCTACTTTTAGATAACATGGGCTCAGGCAAACGTGGCACTCCATTGGGAACCTGGTCAGGTGACTATGAGTTCACAGTCGGGATCCTGATCCTGCCCCCTTACTCTCTCTGTTGTTTGAATGAAGGAAGTGGAATGTTTGACCTGGAAATGGAGAAGACTCTAGGGGGATATGGTGGCTCATCTCTTAAGAGCAATCGGATTTGTTTAGTTTGACCCTAGCAAGCAGAATTTAGAAGTATCAAGTGGAAGTTAGGTTGATTTAGACTTGATgagaggaagcctttcctaacatGTGAGCTGTGCTGGGGGTGGGGCTCTGCTTCAGGAGGTAGTtatgtcttcaagcagaggctagatgctTACATGTCAAAaatgttgtaggggcagctaggtggcgcagcgaataaagcaccggccctggattcaggagtacctgagttcaaatctggcctcagacacttcacacttactagctgtgtgaccctgggcaagtcacttaaccctcattgccccaccaaaaaaaaaaaaaaagttgtaggagagattcttggtcaggtatgGCCAGACCTTTTGGTctttaaggctccttccagctccaggAATATGGGCATGAGCTTGGCAGGAACAGTTTTTCTCCAGCAGATAGAAGCCTGAGTTTTGCATGTTAATTGAGAGAAAAAGTAACCCCTAGACCCATGAGTATATCAGCTGTTGGAACCTACCATCAGGTTACTGGGATATGGGCCTGATGAGTCATGAATTGTTGAACATTACTTTGGTAGGAAGAAAACGAGGGTTGGATTCTGAATGACTAAGGTTAAGAATGCTCTCCAGGTGAGTCATGAAGATAGGGCCCCTGGGTCTTATTAGACAGAGGCAGCCAAGGTCTTAATTAGCTGCCTATAGTGAAAGGGCCCAGCATCAAACTCACACTGTCTGTTTTTTCTTGGTGCTGGGGAGAAGGTCTCACACCACCAACTACACCACCCTACAAACCTATCGAGGAAGACCCCTTCAAGCCAGATGTGAACCACAGGCCAAACAAAGAGGCAGCTCCATCCATCCCCTCCCCTGAGGGTCCCCGGCCTGTGGCAACTGCCAGGGGGCCCCATAAGTCCCGGAAGAAGTATCCTGAGCGGAGTGAGCTCTTGGCCCACCTGAGCCGAGCCACAGTTCAGCCATCCCAGGTAGGCCAGAAGCGTCCCTTTTCCCGATCCTTTGGAGACCATGACTATTGCCAGGTCCTCAAGCCGGAAGGATCCTTCCAGAGGAAGGTACTGAGGTCTTGGGAGCCCTCCTCAGCCCATACAGAGGACAAATCCCAGGCCAGGGTTTCCAGGGCTGATGCCCAAGGACTGAGCAAGGAAGCAAGGAGCTGCAGAGCTCCCAATAAGGACAGCAAGCCACTAAGAGACCATGAGATCCGAGCCAGCTTAACGAAGCAC is drawn from Dromiciops gliroides isolate mDroGli1 chromosome 2, mDroGli1.pri, whole genome shotgun sequence and contains these coding sequences:
- the PPARGC1B gene encoding peroxisome proliferator-activated receptor gamma coactivator 1-beta isoform X3, translated to MVKCEGAGEEHFYEDFQDLDLSQLDASDLDSASCFSELQWGTETSENGFSQCGTCAEDSELFQIISGENEALLAALTETLDDIQEDDMGLAAFHTLEDGDVPTPGPTSPVPSPKASPDALDGLQALESEVDELSLLQKLLLSPSHSTPSVEAQKEGAIRRQGASKSKSQRPYLKMESPQDKKSLPHQTQSRSYTELHRHLTSAPCCPRLIPRAPDRGWQQLPPSPPAQSPRIPIKEESDSGEECSSPRLAQASSLASPMPSEATAEDQFACAEDMRAMVELIRYMHTYCLPQRKLPVEGLATPSLSCSNPFKRAKADCMLQKAASCKSEEGQPPDNLVQRPTTLQPPKASWSKFSILRELLAQDLFCDVSKPYRLAMPIYASLSPTTKPSPGSSEESQRPSSEKACEVQIKASPGTTEPRPSFRPLKLEVKEEINALSVAKEEEEERQGEARRCSQSPPLSAGTKVGRKPESSIYAVRRSKRLNPELGPWLSFVDEAPPEERAEPPSSLCLDSETYDTEVKVEVGSLEEVQIICDPSQQRAAQLPALESPSESGSGETDEDHSCPRLCSRETPRCFTLALSQNDPSLGKRNFDQVLTVELCGTAGLTPPTTPPYKPIEEDPFKPDVNHRPNKEAAPSIPSPEGPRPVATARGPHKSRKKYPERSELLAHLSRATVQPSQVGQKRPFSRSFGDHDYCQVLKPEGSFQRKVLRSWEPSSAHTEDKSQARVSRADAQGLSKEARSCRAPNKDSKPLRDHEIRASLTKHFGLLDGTLEEEDLALCKSPEYDTVFEDSSSDSGFLLEEEEDDEDEDLCVHSLPCQRCLHPRPFSKASLHHCSRSRSSSGSSCHRSRSPANRRTFRCGNKERCGEGSPSVQHIEKRREKAIGEGRVVYIRNLSSTMSSSELKKRFEVFGEIVECQVLKRNKRGEKDGFITYRCSEHAALSLRNGAALRKRNEPFFQLSYVGLGQFFWTRCSNFDSNIEEASPASVKNKYEAMDFDSLLKEAQRSLHR
- the PPARGC1B gene encoding peroxisome proliferator-activated receptor gamma coactivator 1-beta isoform X2; the protein is MAGTDCSALLDEELSSFFFNYLSDSQCEGAGEEHFYEDFQDLDLSQLDASDLDSASCFSELQWGTETSENGFSQCGTCAEDSELFQIISGENEALLAALTETLDDIQEDDMGLAAFHTLEDGDVPTPGPTSPVPSPKASPDALDGLQALESEVDELSLLQKLLLSPSHSTPSVEAQKEGAIRRQGASKSKSQRPYLKMESPQDKKSLPHQTQSRSYTELHRHLTSAPCCPRLIPRAPDRGWQQLPPSPPAQSPRIPIKEESDSGEECSSPRLAQASSLASPMPSEATAEDQFACAEDMRAMVELIRYMHTYCLPQRKLPVEGLATPSLSCSNPFKRAKADCMLQKAASCKSEEGQPPDNLVQRPTTLQPPKASWSKFSILRELLAQDLFCDVSKPYRLAMPIYASLSPTTKPSPGSSEESQRPSSEKACEVQIKASPGTTEPRPSFRPLKLEVKEEINALSVAKEEEEERQGEARRCSQSPPLSAGTKVGRKPESSIYAVRRSKRLNPELGPWLSFVDEAPPEERAEPPSSLCLDSETYDTEVKVEVGSLEEVQIICDPSQQRAAQLPALESPSESGSGETDEDHSCPRLCSRETPRCFTLALSQNDPSLGKRNFDQVLTVELCGTAGLTPPTTPPYKPIEEDPFKPDVNHRPNKEAAPSIPSPEGPRPVATARGPHKSRKKYPERSELLAHLSRATVQPSQVGQKRPFSRSFGDHDYCQVLKPEGSFQRKVLRSWEPSSAHTEDKSQARVSRADAQGLSKEARSCRAPNKDSKPLRDHEIRASLTKHFGLLDGTLEEEDLALCKSPEYDTVFEDSSSDSGFLLEEEEDDEDEDLCVHSLPCQRCLHPRPFSKASLHHCSRSRSSSGSSCHRSRSPANRRTFRCGNKERCGEGSPSVQHIEKRREKAIGEGRVVYIRNLSSTMSSSELKKRFEVFGEIVECQVLKRNKRGEKDGFITYRCSEHAALSLRNGAALRKRNEPFFQLSYVGLGQFFWTRCSNFDSNIEEASPASVKNKYEAMDFDSLLKEAQRSLHR
- the PPARGC1B gene encoding peroxisome proliferator-activated receptor gamma coactivator 1-beta isoform X1 encodes the protein MAGTDCSALLDEELSSFFFNYLSDSQEQLASLFGESGEQCEGAGEEHFYEDFQDLDLSQLDASDLDSASCFSELQWGTETSENGFSQCGTCAEDSELFQIISGENEALLAALTETLDDIQEDDMGLAAFHTLEDGDVPTPGPTSPVPSPKASPDALDGLQALESEVDELSLLQKLLLSPSHSTPSVEAQKEGAIRRQGASKSKSQRPYLKMESPQDKKSLPHQTQSRSYTELHRHLTSAPCCPRLIPRAPDRGWQQLPPSPPAQSPRIPIKEESDSGEECSSPRLAQASSLASPMPSEATAEDQFACAEDMRAMVELIRYMHTYCLPQRKLPVEGLATPSLSCSNPFKRAKADCMLQKAASCKSEEGQPPDNLVQRPTTLQPPKASWSKFSILRELLAQDLFCDVSKPYRLAMPIYASLSPTTKPSPGSSEESQRPSSEKACEVQIKASPGTTEPRPSFRPLKLEVKEEINALSVAKEEEEERQGEARRCSQSPPLSAGTKVGRKPESSIYAVRRSKRLNPELGPWLSFVDEAPPEERAEPPSSLCLDSETYDTEVKVEVGSLEEVQIICDPSQQRAAQLPALESPSESGSGETDEDHSCPRLCSRETPRCFTLALSQNDPSLGKRNFDQVLTVELCGTAGLTPPTTPPYKPIEEDPFKPDVNHRPNKEAAPSIPSPEGPRPVATARGPHKSRKKYPERSELLAHLSRATVQPSQVGQKRPFSRSFGDHDYCQVLKPEGSFQRKVLRSWEPSSAHTEDKSQARVSRADAQGLSKEARSCRAPNKDSKPLRDHEIRASLTKHFGLLDGTLEEEDLALCKSPEYDTVFEDSSSDSGFLLEEEEDDEDEDLCVHSLPCQRCLHPRPFSKASLHHCSRSRSSSGSSCHRSRSPANRRTFRCGNKERCGEGSPSVQHIEKRREKAIGEGRVVYIRNLSSTMSSSELKKRFEVFGEIVECQVLKRNKRGEKDGFITYRCSEHAALSLRNGAALRKRNEPFFQLSYVGLGQFFWTRCSNFDSNIEEASPASVKNKYEAMDFDSLLKEAQRSLHR